The window TCAGGATAAAGCGGAAAGGCTTGGATTATGGGATGTCTTGCTTGAGTATGGAGTGGAAGGTTGGTGGTGTGAATATTGCGTTGAAAGTTGATTACTGAATGCAATaagactcacttaacaactgccttgtttaacaacagaagttccagtcccagttgtagaAAGGTGGTTTGTGCTCTACTGGAAGGAATTAAAATGTCTGTCAAAAGCGGCCAAAGGATCCACCTGAGGGTTTCTCTCCAATGCTACCTGCTCTTCCTCTGGTAGACTAGCAACATTGGACCAGATGAGTATCTTTACATGTTATCTCTGGTAGCTTTTAACAGACCTTTGCTATTGGGATTAAATGATGATTTCttatattttgattattaagAAGGGATGTGATATGgggagatgatttttttttctttttcatttcttataAGAGAAGGTGTTAACTTACTGGAATGgtttatacttgtctggaggggaggggggcatctTTTAGATATCTTCCTTTCTCggtctttcctctttcctctttttctctatttctttgcacttccttttctttttcctttactttttatattttctcagtttgtattagttttttacctTTGTATGTGCaaaccttaataaaattattgtggAAAAAAAAGGATCAGGTGATTCTGAATCACTGAAGTCTGGTTTAAAGTAACATTGTATAAATAAGTAGTATAAGACACGGGTGATTTCTTTTCAAAGAGATGCATCAGCAAAACTTCTCCTGGGCTGAGTTACAGAACAGCTGTTCAGTTTGCCCCAAGGGTTAAACCtccatctccctctccctttccctcttcctccttcgTTCACTGCCTCTCTCTTCTCTCGGCCCCTCTTCCTGAGCCCTTTCCCTTCTGTTTTCCGGCTGAAGGAAGCGACCAACGAACCCTTTGCATCGAATGGATtccatcaaaagaaaaaaatgatcaaGGTCAACCCTCTCCAAGCTTTGCATGTTGTGCGAATGTCGTCCTAAGGTTTGAAGACACAACAAAGGCCTTCTGTGCGAATGTGGTCCGGAGTCTAAGCGAGAGAGGTGCTTAGGAGCCAGGGAGGCGCATGATATCCGAAGCTCCTGAAACTCATTACCACACTAATGTTTAATGTGACGAAAGGAAGGAACTACGTCAGTGATGGGAAGGTAACCATATTAACTACCTTTTACTCCAGTTAAATGTCAATGTATATGAGATGCTATCCGGTGCAGTGATAGCCCTGGGCCACCTTCTGCTTCTGGAGCGTGGACCTTGGACAGGAGGAGCTGTGGTGCCTCCTCCCAGGCCCCGTGGAGCAGTTCTGGACAACCAGAGCTTTCAATAGCAAGGAAAAGTGGTTGGAGAACAGCCTTTAGAGTCATGCTGGCCCAGCATTATGGGACGCGAAGAGTGCCAGGCTGAGAAGGGTGACTCGTACATTCAAAGCTGGAATCAGGCCCCTTCAGGCCCTGCTGGCCATTTCCACTGGGGCACCTTTGACCTCCGGCCCCACCTCCCACCTCCTGGGTCTCCTTCTGGCCTGGCAAGAGCATCCCTTGTCTCATACCTGCTGGTGGGCGGCCGCTGCGCTCGACTCCCCTTCTTCCTTTCTGGGGGGACCTTCCAGGGCTGCTCCTGGAAGCCCTGGGCCTCCAACAGGGGAGGGCTGTCTGGCCTCTCTGGAATGGCCATCAGGGTCGGGCTGGGACTCAGCGGGACACTCGGACTGTCCAGGAACTCCATTGAATTGCTAGGACTTTCCTGGATCTCCTCCTGCAGGATGCTCAACACTTCTGCAAtggagatctctctctcttccgAGCCCTGGGTGGCAGAACTCTGTGGGGGCAGAATAGAGGTGATGCGGAGGGGGggcacccccctccccaagaggGCTGGTCCTACCGcagccttctccaagctggtgccctccggATCTCCCCAAGCGCCCCAGCCAGCTTGCCAACTCACACTGGTTGCTTGGGGGAGTAAATCCCCAGACTTCCATGGGTCCTGGTGCCCCTTATCCTGGTTAATATCTGAGCGGGGTCGAAGAAGGTGGACCACCTTGACCCACAAGTCGAAATTGTCCTTTTGGTTGTCTGCTGGGGGACAAAGCTGGAGGTAGAAGGTGCGGCCAGTCACCAGTTTGAATCGGAGTTGTTTCTCCTCTTGATCATGGATGGAGATCTTGACGAAGCACAACGGAAGGAGCCTGGTTGTgggggggaggaaagggaagtctgTGGGGAGGGGCGTGCAGCTGTGGGGGGACTGACATGGGGCACCTCCCTCCATCCTGTTTAGGTTGTTGATTCATTTGCCAGGGTTTATACGCCACTGTAACCAAGAAAGACTTAGCTGCTTATGTTCCCCTCTGCAGTACAGGTAgtacttgcttaacgaccacaactgggaccataattttggttgctaagcaaagaggtcattaagtgaatctgatccaattttatgaccattttgtggcagtcattaagcgaatcacttggtcgttaagcaaaccacatggttgttaagcaaatcatgcagtttccccattgattttgcttgctggaagctggctgggaaagtcgaaaacggcgatcacgtgactgcggggatgctgcgatggtcctaagtgtgaggaccagtctaACTCAGGTTTTAGTGCTGTTGTaatggccgttaagtgaggactacctgtattttttattCAGGTATTAAAAATGTTTCCCCCACAATCGCCATCCATCTGCTTTAGCAAAGGAGATGACAAGATTAGGCTTTGCCAGCTAAACCACACAATCAAACCGACCCCCCAGGACCTCAAAACTCCCTCTCCCTTCCCAAAACGAGGATCCAAACTCACTGGCCTGCTGGGCCAGTGGCAACCCCAGAGCCCTCGCTGGCCACTGCTGCTTAAAACTGTCCCTGCAGTTGTCTAGCTTTGTGAGACAGGACACAttaaaaaatgccttccaaaCCATAGAAGGGACTGAACAGGGTTGCTAATCACGGAACAGTCTCAACCTAACCCTTGGATTTCTGTCCCAGTCCAGAAAATCTGAACTCCCCGTTGTTCAGACCAGCTAACAGGTTTGCTAGACCAAAACTGTTTTGTCTTTGCAAGAGTTCAGAGCAGGAACTGCTGTGTttggggagggagtggggagagacCCAGGCCCAGCAGAAGGGCGTCCACATGAACActggctggcttcccacaacacGCTGAATCCCAATGACCTAACCCAGTTTAGCCTCATCCTTGTGCGGTGTGAACCAGCCACTTTCCCAGCGTTGTTCCTGCGCAGACTTAAACAGAATCGAATTTGGTAGATAAGGGCCACGCAGCACTTCCATCCAAAGataaaaaaaagtgctttggagtgcGCGGGGATGTTCAAGTGGCCCCCAGCTGCTGTCTTTTCCCTTAAGACACAGCAAACAGGCGCTTGTGCGTCTTATACTGCCATGCTCCAAAACATCTCTTAGCTGTTGAGTCCAAAGTGATGGACTGTCTAGATGCCACGTGGATTGCTGCTACCCTACAGAGCAGCCTCAACACAGCATCGTCCTCACCCATCGTAATTTGCTGACCAGTTGGAATGCAGCAgccagaaaaggaaaaattgtAAATGATGTAGCTGGGCCGGACCTGGGTTGTTTGATTGTTCAGTGCTAAGAAGTTGCAATAGCTAGAACtgcctatggcagtgtttctcaaccttggcagcttgaagacgtgtggacttcaactcccagaattccacatgtcttcaagctgccaaggttgagaaacactggcctacaggTAGCAAGCCGGCTACTATTTGAACCAGTGTCAACTTTGAGTTTCAAGGTTTTGCAAAGCCGGCCAAATTGCTGAGATGTCCTGCAGGGTGTTGCCAGTATTTCAGGGAGAGACCCTTAAAACGCAGCACTGCCGAGGCAGGGCAAGACTTGGCTGGCAAGCCTTACCTGGTGAGCTCGAACTTCCTGTTCCGGGCACGGGGGCGGTACCTGTGCTGCAGAGTGGGGGGCAGCTGTTGAGGGAGGAAGACTGGCCTGGCCAGCAGCAGCACGTCTGGGACCAGGAGGCCTGGGCTCGTGGCTGCAATGGCAACACGCACCTGCTGCACTTGGTTGTGGACATCCAGGATGCCACCTTGCTTGCTGACCTGCAAGAGACGGGCACAGCCAGCAAACTGTGGTTAACACCATCCCCAACCGCTGAGCGTTGTTCTGCCTTAGTAAGGGCTGGCGAATAACGCCATCCCTACCGTTTCAAGGTAGGACAAGTTCAAGGAAGTGCCTGATGGTTTACCGCGTGACATTTCCTCTTCCACCGAGCATCACCTGCTGGTGGGAAAACAACTGCCAATCATTCTCCTTAACATGTGTgtgccggggggggggcggggggcaaatGTAGGCCTGTGCTTAGAACGGCAGGTTTAGCCGCCTGCCAACTTGCCCAACTAAGAGGTCACAGATGTGGATCCAGGTATTTCCAAACACGGGTCTAGCATTCTTTTGGAAGAGAGCTAAGCCTTGTCCAAAACCAGCATGGCGTTTGGGTCACAAGTGCAGAGGAGTGGTGTGGCAGGGAGAGCTACCCTTTCAAAAGAGCACTGGCCCGTGCTCAGAAATCCCAGGCCTCACAGGCATGGAGGAGGGTTGCACATCCATGCCTGTGACCTATCGGGCTAAGAGGCAAAGTGGGGAAACGGGAGGGAGTAACCCATGTTCAGCTGGTGCAGCAGCATTACAACAGTGCTGGCCACAAGGAGCAGTCCATGGAGGAAGCAAAAttgtctctctcccctccctagACCTTGAGAAACGGGgggaagagatgcagccaagggaatggtcagataagagagggcacagcctgGAGCTGCATAacaggtggagaaagaggctcagaaggggccctcccgaGTTTCTCAGGCcgtaaaaagagatggtgggagatttgtactttcagacttgcaagatcctgtaatgtagccttacagtaaagtagaattcgctTATCTGACCATATCTGTCTGGTCTAgttggtaaggctgacacatcCGTTCTGAGAATCTGTGTTAGAATGGAACGGTTGGATAAGAGGgagctgagcccgcagctgcataatgggtggagaaagaggctcagaagggaaccTTCCCAGTTTCtcggctgtaaaggagacggcaggagggttgtgctttcagacttgcaagattctgtcaatgtggcCTTACAATCAAGCAGCCCAAACCTGTGAAATGCAGATGTGGGGTAGTGCTTTTTGGGCTGATATATTTTCCTTCTGACTCCAAGAAGGGAGGtcgatggtatgtgggaaagatcttgggagtcggggccaagagatgctgcctagggaacggttggataagagggagctgagcccgcagctgcataatgggtggagaaagaggctcagaagggaccctccctagtttctcagctgtaaaggagacggcgggagatccgtacttccagacttgcaaaatcctgtcaatgtagccttacaataaagtagaattagctcatctgattgaGCTTCCTGCCTGGCCTACGTGGGAAGGCTGACCCTGCGTTCGGTCTCAACAGATAGCCCCACATTCCAACCTTGGGAGGGCGGGAGGAACCCGTCTCTCTGCTCGCATTTGCCAAATGCGCCTGGTTTCATTGGCCTGTCTCAGGCCCCTTGCCCGTGCCCCTCCTTTGCCCCTCGTTTTCCTCGGTGGGGGGGGAGCTGCTCTGGCCCTCCAATTGTTTGGGATCCCAGGTCGGGATTCGAACAGATCACCTGGGAGAAGCCACAGAGGGCCACTGCTTTCAAAAAAcacccagggggtggggggggcagcagCCCAAAGGAAGCGATGGCTCTGGGGATGGCTGGTGGCTCGGTCTACTCCTAGGCACAGCTGTCTCCAGGGGTCTGGGGGGGGGCACGGCCATCTCCCCGGCTCCTTCGGCCCCCTTACCTGGACGAAGTCGCTCTCAAACATGGCAGCGCACTTGAGCAGGTTGTACTCGCCCAGGCGAAGCTGGCGCTGCAGAGGCCCCATGGCAGTGTTGAAGAGGCCGCGGCTGCTGGGGGTGTTCCCGGGGACCCTGGAGGTGTCCATCGCCTTGGCTTCTCCCGGGCCTGCCTGGGAAGGGGGAGCCGTGACTCCAGGGGCCGGCGATGCTCTGGAGCGGGGTCAAAGCCCCTGACCTTCGCACAGGCAGCGCCATTCCGCTCTGCCTGTGTGGCCTGGCTGCCGTTTGGCTGGGGAGCATAGGAACTGGACTCCTAACGGCACCTTCTGCAGCTCGGGAGGGTGCCCCTGACCCCTGGGGACGTGGGCATGGTTGAAGCAGGACGTGGATGTCCCCTCCGTCTTCGCTAAGAGGGCGCTTCTGCTGACTGCTCATGCGAGGGAGCACCGCCTCCCCTCTCCCCGTCCTCCCCCCGGGGTCTGCAGCTGCCCAAGTGGGAGCTTCTGGAGGGGGGCCTTGGAGGAGCCCCTTTGGAGACACTGCAAGGCAGATGTTGCAGGCTCACCCTCCTCCCTGGCTGTTTGGGACTTGGGTCCCCCAGTCCTGGGCTGTGGGCCCACCCGCTGCCAGGGCTGGGCGAGCCATGCCGAAAACCCTGCGAGGCCGGGGCACCTCTGCCCGGGTGAGGGCTGACCTGGGGTCTTTGgtgggcctgcctgcctgccccgcGCCATCTCTCTCCCCCCGGCCATGGCTGGCGGTCCTTGTAGGGGCTGGGGGCTGATGTCACGCTCTCTTCCTCTGTGACTCTGCCCATTGCCACGGATACCCCTgcagaacacccccccccccgcaaagggCTGGTGAGCAGCCActgcctgtcccacctggtcaggagcattgggtggggggagggctgGGTAGGGGGCAGGTGAGCCCGGGCTGTCCACACTGCGCCCCCCAAGCCAGGAGGGGCGAGCATCTGGCTGGGGTGATGCAGGGCCAAACTCTGCCTCGCCCGCCCCCAAACCGTTTCTTCCCCTGCGGACGGTGCTTCAAATCTCTCTTGATTGTTGGGGGGAACTGAGGGGGCCTTCCTTCTGCCCCACGGCTGCCCCTTCCTGGGTGCCACACCTCCCCCTTCGAAAAAGCAATTCCCTCCTGATGCCTTCCTTTGGAGCAGAAgaagcggggcgggggggggggcggcagagGGGGTTGAGGCCCGAGGGGAAAGGCTGGGCACAAAAGGCAGGACATTTGCCCCCCATTGCTTAATAAGCACAAGGACCCCCTTTGATCCCAAGACAGCTTAACAGCAAATGCTCTTTCCCAAAAGGGCGAGAAAAATGCTGCAGACTTTCTCTGCATCCCTGCCGGTGCGCCAAAGTGCTACAGGGGAAAAAAGGCCAGTCTGTCCAGGCAGATGGGTGGGCTCCCAGTCCCCTTGATCAAACACGGTCATCTTTGGGGCCTCGGAGGCGCCCcctctctgttgtggcacctgccctctggaacagcccccgcccccccgccccagaTCCATCTGGCTTCCAATCCCAATGATCTTCTGAATGGCCCTAGAAACCTGGCTGTGCTCCCAGGCCGTGGGGCAAGGGGGGGCGAGCCCTGGTACCTCCCACCCTGGGGTGTTCCTGGGGGCTGGTCATCTGCTGGTCATCCGCTCCTCTTCCCGATTGTTCCCACTTTGCTCTTGTGTAGAGCGCCCAGAGTCGGTTGCAATCGGGAGCTTTTTAAAGCCACGCAACGAACAAGTGACATGaatacatcccagaagaaagtttCCCACCATGTGGAAACTGCGGCACGGGCCTGGGAGAAATTCCTTATGACTTTATTACCTTGCTGTCTGGTAATAGAGAGAGTAGCCTGCACACTGAATGATTCTTGCtgattttataataatattttatgcatttcattttatgttCTATAGAGACAAAGCCTGGGATTCTTTCTCAGATTGCTTCATTGTGGAATTTGATTTTTGGGGTGTGTGttcttatttatgttatttatgttttatttattagacaaatttatacagctgcctgACACACctggtgactccgggcagcttacaagattaaaagaaTTCTTCCTTTTCCAGTGATCTAATTTACCCTGGAAAAATATACATCCATTCAACGCAGAGGTAACTGCATACTATTGTTAATGTTAATGCAaaattgttgatttttaaaagtcaGCAAGGAACATCCCAGAGTAAAAGCTTGTTATCATAAGATTTCTAGGCAAGTTTGTGTTTCCTAGTTTCCCCTACCAAGCAGCAGGACAAGTATCTAATAGTGGCCTACCTTGCAGGCTTGTTGTAATAAACATTGAATTGAAAGAGCATTAAATCTTTTCATTTGGAGATCACATGTATTTCTGCCCTGAAATTCATTGGCTCTTATCCTCTGTGCACTGTAGATTGTGCTAAAGCTTGGATGATtgagtgtttttaaatatttatttcgtATTTatgaattaaacaaaaaacaaaaaaactcaaaGCGCTCCAAAGCATGGAGGCTGGCGCCATCTAGTGGACAAAGCGAAACTCGTTCAGCAAAGCAAATTCTCTGAGCCTTCTTGAATGTAGATATTTATCGGCAATTAAACCAAGCAGGTTTTAGTTAAGTAAATGTGGACACTAAATGTGGATACTAAATCTAATCTTAACTGAGACTACAGAACTAAGATTTTAATGTGTAGTTTCTGAACTTGCGAATCTCAATTTCACAACAGCTTGTTGAATCCtaaacctggttgagaaaacaCAGTCTTTGGGTTCACAGCAAGAACGGGAGGcccaaataaataatgatattaTAGCCTATCATGGTCACAACATGCTAAAGCAATGGCTGAGCCAGAAACTGCCCGTCCCATTTGGTCTGAAAATAGTCTAttgtgtgtgtaatggttgcctaatcccaaatactcagtctcacaagctcgggcttaaagataactgatttattaaagaaatagtatgcaaatacagagaaagctgagaatgagcaaaagcgcgccaaatactaacttaaaagccttgccttcaatccagtcccgccccaagcacccgtcagcacacacaccctcccaggtgctaggaaccgttacacgcgcctgggaaagtaaccttgaacagaagcacaaacccaaacatacattccaaagttccaaaacaaaacagagcggaggaatggaaaaacccagccataagCAAGACAGGcatacacggaaaacggtttgacatgtgaaacgttacgatgttaacagaacattgaaatggggaacatgacagtgtgCGGGTAAAACCGGGGGCACCATCTTGGGGATTAGAAGGAAGCCAGATCCCCTCCCAATTCGTTTTGTCCAGAAATCCAGTCCCGATGCAGAGCAGACAGGGACGGCTTCTGCAAAACGTGCAGACATCCAGAAAGGAGAACATGCTCCTCACTGCCAGCTTGAACGCTACAGCTGAGCTGTCTTcctgatttctgttttctaaagaaaatgtgcctttcagagtgcaactttttaaaaaaataaaataaatcattttactgGGTTTGGAACGCTGTAAATGTTTCGCTGAGTATGTGATGGTCTGATTTGATTGCTAGAAATATCTTCTTCCTCAAACAGTGCGCATTTGAGATTTCTGCTTGCATCCCGTCTGTCCTCCAAGCAGCTGAAAAAGAGCCAAggatttgtctgtgtgtgtgcatttgcgcGCGTGTGCTAATATCActgcctgtttatttattttatcgtTTCACTTGTAAAATGATCCCCAGTCCAGGAGGGGCTGCAAACAATTCTCAGGAGCCAAGGATGGCTTGTCTCAGCACCGAGGAATCAGCCTCTGCTCCGCCAACAGCTCTAATTTGAAAGGGGAAAACCCCCAGCATCTCATGGGCAGGTgactgtgcatgagttgggtagccatatagaaggaaggaaggaaggaaggagggaaggaaggagggaaggagagggaagaagggagggaaggaaggaaggaaggagagagaaggaaggaaggaaggaaggagagggaagaaggcagggaaggaaggaaggagagggaaggaaggagggaaggagaggaaggaaggaaggaaggaaggaaggaaggaaggagagggaagaaagagagggaaggagggaaggaaggagggaaggagggaaggagggaaggagggaaggagagggaagaagggagggaaggaaggaaggagagaaggaaggaaggagagggaagaagggagggaaggaaggaaggaaggaaggaaggaaggagagggaagaagggagggaaggaaggaaggaaggaaggagagagaaggaaggaaggaaggagagggaaggaaggaaggaaggagagggaagaagggaaggcaggcaggcaggcaggcttgccTCTAACCCCTCTACCCAGGGGCATGACGTAATGCAACATCCGTATCTCTTTGCTTAAGGGAAGGGGGGGGTGCAGCCCATTTTGATAGGTTCTGTATCTCCCTCCCTGAAAGATGGCTGAGTCCCAGACCTGGATAACTCCAATAGCTAATGCGCATCTGAAGTGTGAAGTTCCCCGAGTTAATTCCCGGGAGAGGGTTTGAATCCCATGGACCAGGATTTCTCAgtcagggttctgcaagagggcACCAaggtttccctgggagattacgatgcatttaaaaaaaaacatttccaattcgggcaacttcatctTAAAGAGgcgagtttcattctttacttttagtttaagaacactatccatgcgtatatacaggcctacccatgaaaggaaggtgataattttgtaacttctgccctatattagagcctgaatgtgcagggactccctggggcctgaaaaatctttcaagggttcctccagggtcaaaaaattgagaaaggctgccatagatGAAGATCCAGCTACCTCCCACTGATGCTTCTTAATACGGATAAAACTGGTctgtactgcctcctggtggctaACATAACTGAAAACACCACCGTCTGTAGGACTAGAGAAAGGTAAAACTTTGTACAGGGGGGCATGACATaacatctgtatttctctgccctGGAAGCTTAAGAAAGTAGGCtgcagccagtgtttctcaaccttggcaacttgaagatgggtggacttcaactcccagaattccccagccagcacagccatctggggaattctgggagttgaagtccacccatcttcaagttgccaaggccgagaaacactgGTTCTGATAGATGACCAGTGAGGTGAGGGTCACAATAGGTGTTCCCACTGGCTTCAATGACGGCGCCTGTTTGGCTCCCGCAGCTTCAAACTACAGCCTGAAGTTAGGTAGACGAGAGCAGGCAGGGAGAGGCCTGTCTGTACCCCCCGCCCAGTGTTGCAGGTC of the Candoia aspera isolate rCanAsp1 chromosome 17, rCanAsp1.hap2, whole genome shotgun sequence genome contains:
- the LOC134506510 gene encoding uncharacterized protein LOC134506510; translation: MGRVTEEESVTSAPSPYKDRQPWPGGERWRGAGRQAHQRPQVSPHPGRGAPASQGFRHGSPSPGSGWAHSPGLGDPSPKQPGRRAGPGEAKAMDTSRVPGNTPSSRGLFNTAMGPLQRQLRLGEYNLLKCAAMFESDFVQVSKQGGILDVHNQVQQVRVAIAATSPGLLVPDVLLLARPVFLPQQLPPTLQHRYRPRARNRKFELTRLLPLCFVKISIHDQEEKQLRFKLVTGRTFYLQLCPPADNQKDNFDLWVKVVHLLRPRSDINQDKGHQDPWKSGDLLPQATSSSATQGSEEREISIAEVLSILQEEIQESPSNSMEFLDSPSVPLSPSPTLMAIPERPDSPPLLEAQGFQEQPWKVPPERKKGSRAQRPPTSRYETRDALARPEGDPGEKAEQEQEVSLADPNEAILLREESAGVPVAISISESLIHGPLAQMEAAPGPPGARRTPKGILLLERSREFSLAGNTCRGPEKPTSSSSGPSTELPGGIH